The Lathyrus oleraceus cultivar Zhongwan6 chromosome 5, CAAS_Psat_ZW6_1.0, whole genome shotgun sequence genome includes the window tcagttcatttggcgtccataccttaatatggatcatgagcatcagatcaaccctgaagacgcagccgtatggacaacatgcacaccgataatacggttcacaacagtggagatgcacaacaccgatcgtgtgaagctgcagtttggcatggtccagaatatcccagatcccccagctagcctaggagaatggcatatgcgtaaagtgaacgaccaatggaactacaacccttggcaaaccttcgcaagatcagagtgtcgcaagtggaagcaccgtcatgaccatgtcttaactgacgcagtcatgccaaatgaggtaaaaccaagtcgtacttatatggcttggtatagatcagttggatttcaattcatcgccgatgatatgtacctctacgacccatGCCAGacaacttacacacaagaaggatcaacatctaacccccaacaacattctcaacccggttactcacaaccacctatccgacaaactttccgttccacaaacacacaaacatacaaccaaaacatgccattcacccaaccccaaaaccaagaacatcccccataccaccaccaacaaatggaccatcaaccttcgaccgaacatcgcttcgcacccacaccatcaccctaccaaagtcgccttagccaaaacactaaccgccccatcacctaccgtagccaagaaccccaaacatcacaataccaaaacatcccacaaccatatctcttccaaacaccccaacaacctttccaacctttcgtagacccatcattgtcacccatgtctcccttcaaccatcccggtcgcccatccatgagtcaaccacaccccaacttctctggcatgggtcatgagcttagctacgccggtacaccatcattgaatactgaagactatgctgagttggctgaatacctcaacggatcttctcctgtaagaggtaatgacgctcctggaccatcagatgaacaaacaccggtgcagaatcgtcaatgtgggttagggccaagggttagggtagctaggggatgtgggaccggaggtcggttaggtgatcccggtcatcaccattaggattctttgtgtaaaatccaaattttattaatatcaattcgtattatgtcaaatttatctttgtgtaaactccaaacattaggtttctttcataattctaaaataaacacatatcataatacaaaacattataggtcagaaaccctaattcaaggacttgttattgttatgttgaagggcttgaatttggtcccttttggcaaaattcacatacacaagttttgacagaaaccctaattttgggtcaactttgCAAGGACCAacctcactcatttttaattattttgaggtgggactaagtgcattggaaaatttaagatgtctacttcacttgttatgttggacaaaaattcataactctaacacaaacacatgcaataatacaaaacattataggtcagataacagataaaatgtcaaagagtccaagttcaggtgcccatacctttctcataaaaattgcaaatgatgcaaaactttagtccaaattcattatcttgaaaagatctacaacttttatgttgaagcttttgtcatttgaggcttttatcattcaaactaaagggcttgaagttggtcccttttggcaaaattcacatacacttgttttgacataaaccctaattttgggtcaagttcgcaaagacctaactcactcatttttaattattttgaggtgggaccaagtgcattggaaaatttaagatgtctacttcaaatgttatgttggacaaaaattaatattcctaaaagaaacacatgcaataatacaaaacattatcgGTCAGATAATAGTTcaaaaactcagaagtccaacttcaactgcccataactttctcatacaaaatccaaatgatgcaaaatttatatccaaattcattgtcttgaaaatatctacaactttcatgttggaagttttttcatttgaggcttttttaagggaggcgccaattggattggcgccccctcttaaaaattacacataggcgccaattggattggctagggtaggtgccctagccaatccaaatggcgcctccttgcaatttttaagaggggtcgccaatccaattggcgcctccctctaaaagtggggtagattgggaaattttctgaaatttgggttattttgggaatttcttcgaaaaagtgggttatctcggtaaatttgccgagaagcggtgggattggtaagagagacgagatgcctctccaaaacatccaagaggtcaaagtatttgattgttggggcattgatttcgtaggaccattcccaccctcttatggtaacgagtatatgcttgtcgcagttgattacgtttctaagtgggttgaggcgattgcctcacctcgggcggatgcgaaaacggtgataaattttttgaagaaaaacatattttcccgtttcggaaccccccgagtgttgataagtgacggagggtcacacttttgtaatgcaccgttggaaagcattttaaaacattacggtgtatcacacagagtggcaactccgtatcacccacaggctaatgggcaagctgaggtctctaatcgtgagattaagagaatcctcgaaaaaactgtgtcaaattcgaaaaaagagtggtcacaaaaattggatgaagcgttatgggcatactgtaccgcctttaaagctccaattggcctaactccttttcaattggtgtttggtaaaacttgccatttgccggttgaattggagcacaaagccttgtgggctctgaaaattttaaattttgaaaatgatttggccggtgagaaaaggaaggtgcaactgcatgagttggaagagatgcgcaatgccgcataccactcaagctggttgtacaaagagaaggtaaaaaataccatgacaaaaagctccgaaagaaagaatttgtgccgggacagttggtcctcttgttcaattccaggttgaagttattccccggaaagttgaaatcaaaatggtccgggccatttcaggtcaaagaagttaaggagtacggagctattgtcattgaggacctggaaaagaaggacagttggaccgttaatggccaacgtttgaaggtttatcttggcggtcatgtggatcgcgagagctgtgctatccctttggatgctcctctgtgagcatcacaccgtcgagcttagccgacgttaaacaagcgcttgttgggaggcaccccaacattgtaagtgtttacagtttttctgttctgttgtagtgggattccaattgttaaaaccTTGCTGAAATGTACTTGGAATGTTGTCTTTGAAAAggcaaatgctgtcatgctcgctaggcgaagcagtagcgagcagattcgctagctgctcgctaggcgaagcagcagcgagcgctgcgtgacaGCACTAATTAAATCTCAGCAGGCCATGTATTTTGGGCCCAAACAAAATTTCTTTTTAACAACTCTGCTCTCACGAACACTCAAGCACTCTATCACTTTTTCATCTCACTCAAACTTTAAACCCTAACATTGCATCCGTTACCTCTTGTGAATTTCAAATTCAACCGATCTCAAATCAGCTTTGCCCCTTCTTCATTACTTTCTGTTTCCAAAAATGCTTGAAATTTCTGAACATGAGACATTTAGGATGAAGTTGTGGTGtgggaaactttaggttttgcatgtgggaattttaggttttgcatgtgggaattttaggttttgcatgtggatttgTAATTACATATAGCGTAGAACGATTCTTTTCTTGAAAGATCCTTTTGTTCTGAAATTGACACCATGAGAACTTGGGTTTTGGGAAAATTTCACTGAAAATACTccagaacccaaaaacccgtaaggttcgctagcaactcgctaggcgaaccagtagcgagcattcgctgccacttcgctaggcgaagcagcagcgagcatggcAGTAGTTTAAATTCTGtgttgctttctaatctgtttttgtgttgtgttgcttcctctttatgttttgcagatggaatccagatccggagcttcgaagaagagaaagggagggaacacttcccgtcccgtaccaatacaatttgacatcgacaaatttgtcgggccgaagcaagccgcaagatacgttgctttggagaagcgaaaaattCTACCGGAAAAGAGATTCAtcatcaaccctgaaggcacgaaccgaacattcgccgggttgattgacaccaaaaagtgggatcggttaatttcccccctggagcattacgatatcacaacggtgcgtgagttctatgcgaacgcacttCCGGATGATGACGAGCCATTTACATGGACATCTAGAGTGTCCGGTCGTCCGGTTGCTTTTGATCGGGATGCTATTAACCGCGTCCTTGGTGAACCGCTCCAACTGGGAGCCAaggagagagacacctaccacacagaattaaggcttcaccgggatacggatgcaatttctgctgccctgcttttgAGAGGGAAATaagttgagctgaacccatctggggttcccatgagataccatagggaggacacGACTCCCTTTGCTCAACTGATCATGCtgttggttcttacaaacatcaaacctaagtcccacacttctaccgtgccgatcccagtggcacacttggtacactgtatcctcactaacgtccagatcgatgtggcgaggattattgctttgGAATTAAAATCCGTGATTGAAAGCGGACTGAAGGCGGGGGCAGCTGAAGGCGGGGGCAGCTGAAGGCGGGGGCAGCTGAAGGcgggggcacgagtgaattgtcccctggctttcccttgcctaatcatgagtttgtgcatgcaagcgagggtgaggctaccctctaggggtcaagtaaggatcccgtCACCCATTGATGATCGTtacgtggccaagtattgcagggcgaagaatgttagaggtagttcagctgctgagggtacccgggcttctgatggtcctggtacttctactctcGGACCCGATCCTTaccagcaggctgtctgcaattacaactgggactggatggcggcaactcagcgtgccatactcgatatgcacgattctatgcagctgttacagctgcagggacgtgaccccaccggtgatcactcattgatgacgcgtgagcagtttctgcttaacgctaactggcctgtggacaggcctgtgtttggagagggggcgggtgctggtgcgtcttctggtgctgctgatggagatgatgatgatgatgaggctaccggttctgaggccggtacTGATGAGGGTTATGAGTCCGTGGATGgctaagttattttatttttcatgttatgttttatttctattgtattttcagaattatgtattttgattttggctatgtacttttggggtgttttgtcccccatgaacaattttaaaattttgaagttaatattattttttacgttttaaattttgtttgttgtaataaatttttggttggttgagtggcaaaccttctagattggttgctcctcaaagaagtatccaatgaaggtgcatccgagcttggatggcaatgataaaaataaacaagtgaacaaggctaaggtacatggttacctccggctagaattttagaatgcactgatcgctcgactgggtgagtcgagaatgggatacaaactgcaagtgcacagttctatcgcgtagttttaaaagatatcgatcccacagggacttatgaatcgatataccgttatctaaggttactacgtaaatctaaggtgaaaatgtttgattgtttgggaaaaactaagagctaaactaatatctagattaaatattaataagacggatatcggtatgtagttcgtcaaaactagggaatcaagtctttgtcggtttcttagttgtaaaatgaatcgtttcggttaactttattggttaaaggttctatctcaaactctcgctctgttgaataaaccatgattttatattaatgttgctgtcacttataattaagtcaaaaaccatattttgaaaacaataaagttgcagaaactctttttaagaaaatactgaccgttttaaacacccttatctcaaactctcgctctgttgacttaggttatataattaaatccaaatgcttaactctcgtcctcacattcaatctttaaaaatactttttggaaaaggtcagaatttaattaactctaaaacttgctctcgccctgatctagaattaatgcctaacttacactgtccagttaaaatctcaaactctcgctctattgattttaacttctttatgtcttttacttttgtaaaaaaatcttgttattaaacctgtaagttgaaaccgtaaaaagattgattttgattttaagtttagatagaccgactcagtcttgatcccttattctgcttactttacataccgatacctaggcaaattagccagacatgctaaataaataagaacttatatcatgcataaacagactcattccaggcagataatacagataaataataaaacaaaatattaaataacgattaaagaacctgaatgcgtaatacaatggtcttgaacactccaccacaagccggtaggatttgttcttggattcttcaattaaacagtaaattaaatcaaggaaataaaactggaatataacgtaaggttaaatccggtataaagatgcacaatagtttccggtgtagaaactattatgcgaaaaatatctaaaagctaaaattggaaaggtaaatttgcaagggaaaagaatgtaaagcttgcaaaaggaataaataaaataaacagTGCTAAGTGCTGGAAAGgaaaaataagcaaaaggcgtgaaaagaaaatttggcagagcttcggcaatgtgagcgtggaaaaaccgtTCTTTGAAACTTCTCAATTAGTTCCTATTTatacagctgctggtgtaactgcatttcaagggtttccgtgtgcgtggtctcgttccgagggttaagcgtgcgtggaagtagctttcaacgtggtcagttgagttccttgcgccaaaaatatagaggactggtgtgacgttcgtcacaccatgtgtgacgctcgtcacaggagtgcttttagtgtgacgctcgtcacactccttgtgacgcccgtcacaggcataacgtgcactttctttgggctgggcttggtctttgttgtttgtttcctttttattcctttttacacctccttttcttccctttttcacttttgcttcaaaatggatacctgacataaatagcaaggaaatactgcataatatctgataaaatgagataaactaaagtaaatgataatataatctaattgaattaagtcttaaaatgtgatataatttcgtgttatcaaactcccccatacttaaatctttgcttgtcctcaagcaaaattcagtatagaacttgttaaaagttttagccagatgaaatttcaaagcacacatcaattcgtactaggttgcaaatggatttttgtttaggaggacttgagtttaaccttgacatcaacaactaccgttacaacttagataaccctaccttatgcaaatcagttcaagtaccctatgatagctatcctggttcctttagtcttattttacccgttttcattctagcgaaatcacattaagccctttatcttttcgcgcacatagtggagtaaccggttagtgattatgatccgcttttagctagaagttctggtacataagtcggataacttcattattcagtccattgcaaattgcgggggatcgaaccgtagtccgccctaccaagttcagtaccagattcctactgaaccaactcataatggatctttcgtattgtgcttttgcatgatctgcagcctttagattaaatgatctggtaaggatcacctaatttacttagtgcatttcttgatatatttatatatcttaggttactttggggatcattcacttatattcatcggccctccacgtagtttgctattaagatggtgctgacttctgtataaactacttggggttgccatagaactaaaagttcaaggaatcggtataataggtacttatcctgatctaacatattgaggttctcagagcgttgttatggtaatgattttgttttgatttcactcaaattttataaagtaagcaacctttatac containing:
- the LOC127085716 gene encoding uncharacterized protein LOC127085716, giving the protein MNYSRCPRHCITQYRNLLDHLRPADFIWRPYLNMDHEHQINPEDAAVWTTCTPIIRFTTVEMHNTDRVKLQFGMVQNIPDPPASLGEWHMRKVNDQWNYNPWQTFARSECRKWKHRHDHVLTDAVMPNEVKPSRTYMAWYRSVGFQFIADDMYLYDPCQTTYTQEGSTSNPQQHSQPGYSQPPIRQTFRSTNTQTYNQNMPFTQPQNQEHPPYHHQQMDHQPSTEHRFAPTPSPYQSRLSQNTNRPITYRSQEPQTSQYQNIPQPYLFQTPQQPFQPFVDPSLSPMSPFNHPGRPSMSQPHPNFSGMGHELSYAGTPSLNTEDYAELAEYLNGSSPVRGNDAPGPSDEQTPVQNRQCGLGPRVRVARGCGTGGRLGDPGHHH